Genomic DNA from Paenibacillus sp. MBLB1832:
AGAAAACAGTCTGACGTTTACGACAGGGGCTACAAATACGGCGGCTACAATTTATATGTACAAAGCCACAGGAACCGGAGCCGCTTACGGCGATGATGTGACCGTAACGGCTGGTCCATGATTACTACAAAATAAACTACACATGGATCCGCTTGAATGCTGCGAATATCGGCTCAAGCGGATTTTTTGATTAAGCAGCTATTTGTATTACCCAGAAGAGCTCAATAACTGCCTAAATGCAACAAACAATTATTGCTCTCCTTGATTGCAACAACTGTAGATTGCTTATTGAGGAGGAAGAGCATAACTTAAGCAATATGTTGGTGAAATGTTCCTACACCAATACACAGGAGCCTAACATTGAAGAGGATACGAACTTTATAGAGCTGCGAGGCACACAGTCAGGCTTCTGCTTGCGAATAGAGGAGGTTATGCCTATTAAATGTTTTGCAAATGACTGTAATAAAAAATAAGGTTATTCATTGGGAGGAAGAAGAGTATGCAGTTAGGATTATTGCGACCTAGACGTTTAGAGGTATTTCAACAGGCGCAGGAGTTGGGTCTTCGGTTTGTTGAATTTGCTTGCAATGTGAATAATGATTTAACGGAATTTTTCAATCAGATTCAACAGTATAAGCGTGAATCAGAGCGGACAGGTGTTTCTGTGGGATCTATTGGTCGATGGGGGTCCGATCGAATTAACAAAGATGGAAGTATTATTGAGGAAGAATTAGAAATTTCCTATCAATTAATTGATGCCGCTCAGCAGCTGGGGTGTCCTTTGTTTGTATGCGGGTGCAATTATGTTGAAGAATTGTCGTTGTACGATAACGCAACGGCTGCAATACAGTACTTTACCCGAGTACTTGAATACGGAAAAAGTAGGGGAGTTCGCATCGCTACGTACAATTGCCATTGGAATTGCTTTGTTGTGGATGATCATGCATGGCGGCTAATTCATGGACATCTTCCCGATCTTGGCATTAAATATGATCCTTCCCACTCTCGTCAAGCTGGTCAAGACTATATAAAGGAAGCGAGAGATTGGGGACACCGGTTCTACCATGTTCATCTCAAAGGTTCTGTTGTCATTGAAGGCCAACGTTTCGATGATCCGCCGGCTGGTATGGATCAAACGGATTGGCCCACTTTCATGAGTATTCTGTACACGCATCGTTATTCCGGAAAGCTCAGTATCGAACCTCACTCGGAAACCTGGAGGGATGAACTGTGGGAGAAGGGTGTAAGGTATACGATCGACTATTTCAATAAATTATTATTTCGATAGGGGGCAATTCCAATGAGTAGTAAATTAAAGCTAGGTGTAATAGGTACGGGTAATATTTTTCGAGGTGCGCACTTACCTGTCTGGTTAGGGCATTCAGAAGTCGAAATCGTAGCCTTATGCGATGTTGCCATGGACAAAGCGCAAGCGATAGCTAATCAGCATGGCATCTCACATGTATATAACGATTACAAGGAAATGCTAGCGAATGAACAGCTGGATATCGTTGATATTTGCACTTCCAATGCTTATCACGCTCAGGCTGCGATTTGCGCTATAGAGGCGGGAGCACATGTATTATGTGAAAAACCTGATGCTACGAATTCAGCAGATGCTGAAGCTATGGCGGCAGCGTCTATTCGTCATGATAGAATTCTTATGGCAATTCGCAATAATCGGTTTACTTCAACTTCGTCATTCTTACGTAAATATGTAGATGCTGGACATATGGGCGACATTTATACAGGGCGCTGCGGGTGGATTCGCCGTCGTGGAATTCCTGGGAAAGGTGGTTGGTTTACTACCAAGGAACTATCCGGTGGCGGACCGCTTATCGATCTAGGCGTACACTTTATAGACTTAGCCATGTGGTTAATGGGGAATCCCAAGCCAGTTGCTGTCTCAGGCGCTACGTATTGCAAATTTGCCGAATCCAGTCTATCCGACTCCATTCACAGTCAGTTCGGTGAGAAGAATTCAGAAGGCACATTTGATGTGGAGGATTTGGCAACGGGTTTTGTGCGATTTGACAATGGCGCGACACTGCAAATTGAATTCAGTTGGGCATCAAATATAGAAGAAGAAATGAATTTCCTTGAGCTTCGAGGCACGAAAGCGGGTTTTAGCTTGCGCAATGGAGATGCGAAGCTCTTTACGGAAATCGAAGAAACGCTCTGTATGGTCGTTCCGCAGCTGAAGAAGCAAGCTGACTTTGGCCACGCCAGTCAGATTAACCATTTTATTGACGTCGTACGGAAGAGATCACAGCCGATAGTAACGCCTGAACAAGGTGTAGACATGATTAAGCTGCTGGCAGGCATTTATGAGTCTGCGCGATTAGGGAGAGAAATTCAATTAACCTAATGATCAGGGTTATGCAGCCTGCGGGGGAATTGCTTTCGCAGGCATCATGATAACTAATTTTTATAAAGGGGGGATTAATTCTATACGAATCTGCTAAAAGAAGAGGAACAGCTTGCACAGTAAGGTTACATGTAATTAATGCAATCGAAACATCACTTGATTTTCCAAATTAATGGAGGTGTAATTGTTATGCGATTTACATGGATAAAGTTTGCAAGCGCATGTGTGTTGATGTTTGCTCTGATGATAATTTTCTCTGTTGCACAAGCCTATGCGGCTGATTATTACGTCAACAGCAATGGCGGCAGTAACGCCAACAATGGTTTGAGTTCAAGCAGCGCATGGGCAGATTTCACAAATGTAAACAGTACAACCTTCAGTCCAGGAGACCGGATTTTGCTGGCTCGAGGAGGTACTTGGAACACAATGCTGCATCCGCTAGGTTCCGGCAGTAGTACATCACCTATTATTATTGATGCGTACGGCACAGGGGTTGCTCCATTAGTAAATGGAAACGGTGCGACGGCAGGCGTGTATTTGTACAATCAGCAGTATTGGGAGATCAACAATCTTGAGGTCATAAACAATGTGCGTTCGACAGGAGGCAAGCGCAGAGGCATCTATCTGGAGAACGTGGATGCTGGTACTCTGAACCACATTTATATTAAAAATAACAATGTGCATGACATTTATGGAGATAACACTAGCGGTAACAATGGCAGTGCTGGGATCTATTTGTTTGTTCATGGAACTGCCGTTCAATCCAAGTTCAATGATGTACTCATTGATAACAATACCGTTGGACCTGCGGTAGATCGTACAGGGATTAACACGTATTCGACCTGGAGCTGCCGGGTAGAAACACACTGTAGTTCAACCCCTAACTGGTATCCTTCGACGAATCTTGTCATATCCAACAACTATCTTTCCGATATTAGTGGCGATGGTATCGTGCCGAATCAAACGCAAGGAGCTTTGATCCAATACAATACCGTTAATGGCTTTAACATTCGGTCTGGAGCTTTCTGCGCGGGTATCTGGGCATTTAATGCCGATAATACCATCATTCAGTACAACGAGGTGAGCGGTGGCAAAACGACCAACGATGCAGAAGGATATGATTTGGATTGGGGGCAAGTCGGGACTGTTATTCAGTACAATTACAGTCATAACAATGAAGGTGGATTTCTTCTATTTTGCAACTGCAGTTATCCTTCGGTTAACAAGAATTCCATTGCAAGGTATAATATTAGTCAGAACGATCAGAATCATTTAATCAATTTTTCAGGTAGTCCGGATAATTTGCAAATCTATAATAATACCATGTATCTGAACAGCACATCTACGGCCAAACCCATGGATGGAAGCGCTGGCGGCGGTGGAGTTGCCACGTTCAAGAACAATATCTTTTACCTGGAATCAGCAGGAATCTGGTCTGGATTAGGATCTTTTGGAACACTGACATTTGATTACAACACAATTTACGGTGTGCATACAACGGGCGAACCAAGTGATGCGCATAAGTTGACGACGGATCCGAAATTGATGGGACCTGGCAATGGGGTTAGCCGTACCAACCTTGAAGGCTATAAGCTGATGAACAGCTCGCCAGCGCTTGGTTCCGGTGTGCTCATCAGCAACAACGGCGGGAAAGATTATTGGGGTAATCCAGTATCGAGCACCAGTGCTCCGAACCGAGGCGCATATAACGGGAAAGGTAATGTTGCAGTCAATCCGGGATTTGAATCCGGGACTCTGTCCCCATGGACGAATTGGAACACAGCAAGCGTTATAAGCTCTAACGTTAATAGCGGCAGTTATGCGCTGAAGCTGAACGGCGGTCCTGGCAGTGCCGAACAAATCATTACCGTGCAGCCGAATACGACGTACACCTTGAAAGGCAGAGGCAAGGTTGCTGTAAATGGGGAAAGTTTTACGATTGGCGCCAAAAACTTCGGAGGCACCTTTATCTCAACGCCATTCACTTCCCTTCAATATACGGAAAACAGTGTAACCTTTACAACAGGAGCGACAAATACAACAGCGACCATTTATTTATACAAGGCAACAGGAGCCGGGGCTGCATACGCTGATGATGTAACCGTAACCGCGATTCCATAATGAGAACTGGTTTAACATAGAACGGATCGATTTGAGAGTGTTCATGATCGTACAAGAAGCCCTGCCGCTCTAGAAGAGCAGCAGGGCTTCTTACGTACCTGTATTAAGGCAAATAAGAGGAGGGACAAAACCTCGTGTCCTTCCTCTTATTTCTGTTTGTTGCAATCTTGTACATGGACCTACCCGCTTACAACATCCTTCCTGTACTGTCCTGGCGTCATGCCCGTCACTTTTTTAAAGGTACGGATAAAGCTGTTCACCGACGTATAACGAAGTTTGTCTGAGATGGTCTGAATTGTCATTGCAGGCTGTATTAATAAGTCCTTTGCAATTTGAATTCGATATTCAATTACATAATCTACAAAATTCACACTCATGACTTTTTTAAATGCTCGGCTAAGCTGAAAGGTGCTTAGTTGGACCAGCTCGGCACAAGTAAGAAGAGAAATATCTTTGTCGTAATGCGTATGGATATATTGAAGGACTTGATCAATAACAAGCTGTTCCTGATTGAGCTCCGAACCAGGAGCTTCCACGATTAGCTTCTCAAATATTTCCTCGTCCCAAAAATTTCTAATTTCATCGATGCTGCCTAATTGGCTGATGCTTGCTGCAAGCTGCTTCCGATTGAAGCTGGCCTGATATGCAATCTCGCTCTTACGGACTGTATGAAGTAACGTACCCAATAGTTGGGTCATATAAGTGGTATTCTTACCTACACTTTGGATATTCACTTCACGAATACGTTCAATCAGTTGGCTGAATGCTTCTCGTGCCTCTGTGATTCTTCCATGATGGAGAGCTTCCATAATACTACTCTCCAGCTCCGACAGCGTTTCTACATCACTTGTTACGGAAGCATCCAGCTCATCGCTAATCATGACCTGATTGTAGCCTAAGGCCAAGCTGTAGCGGAGCGCTTGTCTAGCTTGCTGATAGGCTGTATGAAGGCCAGCTAACCCGCCTTCTGAATAGCTCATGGAGCCTGTGCAATTGAGGCGAAGATAATTACGGATGGCCTGTAAGAGCTTATCTGCGTCGGTTGTTGACAAAGGCCCCTGCATTTCTTTCCTTTGACTTATAATAGCGAATAATCCAGGTTCGACCATGATTGTTGCGGCAGGTCCATCTTTTCCAAAGATCTCTCCAGCCATGTTTTCAATGGCATAGTAGAATAAGAACTGATCCTTTCTATTGTAGCTCGAATCGAGATAAGAAGGGTCAGTTTCTACTAGAGTTAGGGTAAGACTTTGTTCCGTGAATGGAGATACAGAGGTTTCTGTATCATTAGAGTTTCCTAAGAGCAGACGAAGCAAGGAATAATTGTCGTTCTCACGCTGGTACTGCTGGACATCTTTTTGCAAGTGGGCATTATCCCGCTCTACATCCTGAATGTACGTATAGAGTGAATGTATTTCATCCTGTCCAGCCCCAACTTTCTTTTGCTTCAATACGGTCTGCACGAGCCGCTGAAGTGGGGAATAGAGTGTGGATGTGGTTTTAATTGAGATGAGTGCTGCAATCAGGATAAATAAAGCGCTAATGCTATAGAGAAGCAATCTCAGATGGCTTGTTTTGGCGGTAATGACCGATACAGGTACACTTGAAACGTAATACCAGCTCTTTCCAGGAGAGTAGACGGAATTAATCAAAGCAGGTACAGGAGTCTTTTTCGTCATAAACTGATAACCATTTTGATCTTGGCTTTTCCTAATTTCGTTCATTAGTTCCTTGCTTAGCGAAGTATGAATAGCAGAAGGGTCAGAATGCAGTAAAATTTGTCCCGATTCATTAACAACATAATAGGAAGCAGGATCCTGGGATGAGGCTCTTAGCTTACTGCTCAAGCTGCCTGCATCCAAGTAAAGAATAAACGCCGCATTCGCATTAGTTAAATTACCATTATTAATTGGACGAATATAAGTAATCGCTGATGCAGGCAGTCGAGTGTTTATCGATTGACGGGTATCCAGCCAAATTCCATATTTATATACATTGTTGGCTTCTTTAATGGCTTGCCTGTCTTCAAATTCTTCAGCTGACAATAGGATGCTGGTCGAAGTATAGACACGTTGTTGAGGAATACTAAAGAAGTCGATTTCGGACACGTGCTCCATTCCACTTCTCAGATTGGCCAGGACTCCGTAGATTTCTAGCAGCATGCTGAAATTTTTATACGTTAGTTCTTCATTCGTAAACTTCAAAAGCGAATTATTTGCATATGTATATTGCAGCATTAACTCGTCGAATTTTTTAAACACACCGTTCATTTCTATCTCAACTTGCTTCAGGTAGGTCGAGTGCATCTGATTTATTTGTTCTGTAATAATTTTGTTGCTGATGTAGGACGAGAGAAAGCCTAGTAGAGCTACTGGTATACTAGATAACAGCAATAGAGAAATGAGCAGCCGACTCTGTAATTTTCCTTTGATGTTCATCTTTAGCAGCATGAGAATCTCTCCCTGTATCTCTTCATAGTGGTAATACAATGATAGCATAACTACTGTGTAAACTTACAAACATCTTTTGCAGTGCGATATACATCATTTGCAAGTCGCCAAAGCCGAATGATAATGGCGTATTTCCTAAGGGATCTGCTTTGATGGTATGGGATGAGGCCTCTGCTCTGTTCCGAAACGAGATAGTAGAATGACAAGAGGTTTAATGAGTCTGTTAATCAATTTTTCGATCAGCCTACGTTATTTATAGGTGTAATATTCTCGAAGGAAGAACTCATAAGAAGAGAGCAAACAAGAGGAGATAGACATATTGGACTAGCAGCTTCACGTACTAGATCGAAGGAAGCATTTTCCTTCGGAGCTGTCTGGTGGCCAGCAGCAGTGCGTTGCGATTGCGCGCACATTGGCAGGCAATCCGCCGATTATTCTGGCGGATGAGCCGACTGGTGCGCTGGATTCGAAAACTGGCGCGGAGATCATGGATATTTTCACACGGTTGAATGATCAGGGACGGACGATTATTGTGATTACGCATGATCGGCAGGTTGCGGAACAGGCGAAGCGAATTATAAGGTTTCGTGATGGGCAGTTAGTTCATTAGATTATCATTTATAATAAAGCGAATTGATATTGGGCTTACGAGAAATCGTAGGGCTATTTGGTTTCTTAAATTTAAATAGATTTCGTCTAACTTCCAAGCTAAACATTCTTTAGATGCTTTCGGGCTTTCAAGAGAAGATAAGATTATTGCAAAGGCGCTTCAGGAATACGTAGCGGTTATGACGGATTATGCTGGAAGTGTAACACTGTACGGAGAAGGACTATGGTCCAGTCCTACGATGAGCTGGAACGGAATCCTGGAAGAGGAAGGTTTACGAAAAATACCGTTCGACAAATATAGATTTATCGAATCAGGCACGACAGCTGAAAAGAGAATGGTTCCAATGCCGCATCACCTGTTGTTTAAAGAGTACTATAAAAAAACAGGTCTGCCTAATAACATCGAATTTAAATAAACGAAGCAATAACAAGCCCCGAATCGTATGTTAATTTGGGGCTTTCACTCGCCGTCAAAGAACGTGTTTGACAATTGAACCAAGAGATGGCAGTCAGCTTGAGTTGGACAAGCTCTACCGAGAATTGAAGAGGACTTGGACTCCAATCTAGAGTCCAAGTCTTTTTCTTAAACGGTTACCCTGCGCGCAATTCGAATCGTTTTAATTTCAAAAGGACGAATAGGCGCTGTCACATGGTCGTCCATACAAGAAATTTGTTCATGTTTCGTCTCTTGTAGATCCGAAGCCCATGCGGCTTCCGCTCCAAGGACAAATAGCTTCAAGTTACCCTCTAGTCCTGCGGTTTCATAAACGCGAACGATTAACTCCCCGGAGTGGTCTGCTGCAGCTTGAATCGCCGACAAGACAACATGGGAAGGTTCTAGCCGCACATGAGAAACAGCGGGAAGGATGCTTTGGCTGGCGATGGCCTGAAGCGGGTTGTTCACTTCTTGTGCCATTTCAAGGACATGTGATTCATGCCAAGAGCCGTTATATGGAACTAGTGCAAACGTAAATGTATGCTCCCCATGCTGGGAGGATTGAGCGTCAATTGGCACATTCGCCCAGATGGATTGCGGTGCTCGCAGTAAGGTTGCCGCAAGAGTACCGGGCGCAACGATTTCTGCCCCTACAACACCTGTATTAATAAGCGCGATTCCTTTTTCGCCATCTTCTATGGCCACGAAGCGGTGAGCAGGCCATTCCCCTTTGGCTGTTTTGGTCTCGATGTAAGGTTTGCGCCGTACGGTACCGAACGGAATTTCATAAATGGCTTCAGAAGTAGATAGCGCAGTTGCCAATTTAAAGCGTATCCGGCTTTGTTCACCTTGCCATTTCAACTTTACTCCAATGTCCAGACGCGGCTTACCAGCTAGCAGCATAAATTCAAGTTCAAAGTGAAGTTTATTTCCATTACCGGCCCAAGGCAGCTTTGGAAATTCACCCGACAGCAGCAGCCGCTGGCAAATAGGCGTAGCTTCAAATTGCCTTATATGTAGTCGGCACACAGTAGAGCTAACTTCTCCGCCATTCGGATGCTCAATCTGAAAGCTTCCTGTATCTGGCTGAATGACCAGGAAATTGGCCGCATTCTCAATGAGGGTTACCCCACTATGTTTCAGTACGAATCGTTTAATGCCAAGGGTATCGCATTCGAGCAACAAATGCTCATTTTCAATGATGCCCGAAGTAACCTCCTCAGCTTTCACTTCATCGAGGCGCACCCCTGACTCATATTCAACCACACATCCAATAGCCCCTGCCGCGGGAACGGAAGCCCGGACATGCAGCTGACCATCACGAATTTCAAAGGGGGCCTGCCCATCTCCCAAATTTACATTCGTTACATTTGACTCTGTCTCCCGCAGCGGCAATGTGATGAGATCAACACGATCCCAAGGGAGTCCATTCATAATCGTGTAATGCGAATGATTTGCACCAATAGTTGGAATGGTGTGAGTTGAGTTGAGGCGCCGCTCCGACTGGGACAACACGGTTTGTGCGGATGATTCCATTTGCCCATAACGGACCATTAAATCTCGGAAAATTGGAGTCGGATGAGATCCAGTAAATACGTCATGAAACTGGGCGTACGCCATACCCCACCATGCCTCCTCCAGTAAATTGGATGGCAGCCCTCCAGCTAATGCGTTCCATTTCTCCGCTTCAAGCAGCAACGTTTCGACCCGCCGATTCGTTGTGCGAATTTCTGTGCGAAGTGCGAACGTGCCTGTAAACTCGGGATTTAAATCGCTATGAACCACAGGGAGTGAATGTCGTTTGACCTCTAAAGCTTGAAAGTAATCTCGCGGTAATGCCAGTTTCCATTCTTCATTCCCATTCTCTTCTTGTCTATGTCTCACTTGCTCCATATGGTGTAAGCCAAGCATCATCTCATTCTCAACGAACGGGATCACAATAAACGGCCCTTCTCCTTGCAGCTGTTCCGCTCTAGCGAACAATGTATCAACAGCTTGCCAATCGGAGCAGTCAGCCTTCGCGACGTGCAAGGGCGCTACATAAGAGGAATAGGAGTGC
This window encodes:
- a CDS encoding sugar phosphate isomerase/epimerase family protein, translated to MQLGLLRPRRLEVFQQAQELGLRFVEFACNVNNDLTEFFNQIQQYKRESERTGVSVGSIGRWGSDRINKDGSIIEEELEISYQLIDAAQQLGCPLFVCGCNYVEELSLYDNATAAIQYFTRVLEYGKSRGVRIATYNCHWNCFVVDDHAWRLIHGHLPDLGIKYDPSHSRQAGQDYIKEARDWGHRFYHVHLKGSVVIEGQRFDDPPAGMDQTDWPTFMSILYTHRYSGKLSIEPHSETWRDELWEKGVRYTIDYFNKLLFR
- a CDS encoding Gfo/Idh/MocA family protein; this translates as MSSKLKLGVIGTGNIFRGAHLPVWLGHSEVEIVALCDVAMDKAQAIANQHGISHVYNDYKEMLANEQLDIVDICTSNAYHAQAAICAIEAGAHVLCEKPDATNSADAEAMAAASIRHDRILMAIRNNRFTSTSSFLRKYVDAGHMGDIYTGRCGWIRRRGIPGKGGWFTTKELSGGGPLIDLGVHFIDLAMWLMGNPKPVAVSGATYCKFAESSLSDSIHSQFGEKNSEGTFDVEDLATGFVRFDNGATLQIEFSWASNIEEEMNFLELRGTKAGFSLRNGDAKLFTEIEETLCMVVPQLKKQADFGHASQINHFIDVVRKRSQPIVTPEQGVDMIKLLAGIYESARLGREIQLT
- a CDS encoding carbohydrate binding domain-containing protein, producing MQSKHHLIFQINGGVIVMRFTWIKFASACVLMFALMIIFSVAQAYAADYYVNSNGGSNANNGLSSSSAWADFTNVNSTTFSPGDRILLARGGTWNTMLHPLGSGSSTSPIIIDAYGTGVAPLVNGNGATAGVYLYNQQYWEINNLEVINNVRSTGGKRRGIYLENVDAGTLNHIYIKNNNVHDIYGDNTSGNNGSAGIYLFVHGTAVQSKFNDVLIDNNTVGPAVDRTGINTYSTWSCRVETHCSSTPNWYPSTNLVISNNYLSDISGDGIVPNQTQGALIQYNTVNGFNIRSGAFCAGIWAFNADNTIIQYNEVSGGKTTNDAEGYDLDWGQVGTVIQYNYSHNNEGGFLLFCNCSYPSVNKNSIARYNISQNDQNHLINFSGSPDNLQIYNNTMYLNSTSTAKPMDGSAGGGGVATFKNNIFYLESAGIWSGLGSFGTLTFDYNTIYGVHTTGEPSDAHKLTTDPKLMGPGNGVSRTNLEGYKLMNSSPALGSGVLISNNGGKDYWGNPVSSTSAPNRGAYNGKGNVAVNPGFESGTLSPWTNWNTASVISSNVNSGSYALKLNGGPGSAEQIITVQPNTTYTLKGRGKVAVNGESFTIGAKNFGGTFISTPFTSLQYTENSVTFTTGATNTTATIYLYKATGAGAAYADDVTVTAIP
- a CDS encoding helix-turn-helix domain-containing protein, translating into MNIKGKLQSRLLISLLLLSSIPVALLGFLSSYISNKIITEQINQMHSTYLKQVEIEMNGVFKKFDELMLQYTYANNSLLKFTNEELTYKNFSMLLEIYGVLANLRSGMEHVSEIDFFSIPQQRVYTSTSILLSAEEFEDRQAIKEANNVYKYGIWLDTRQSINTRLPASAITYIRPINNGNLTNANAAFILYLDAGSLSSKLRASSQDPASYYVVNESGQILLHSDPSAIHTSLSKELMNEIRKSQDQNGYQFMTKKTPVPALINSVYSPGKSWYYVSSVPVSVITAKTSHLRLLLYSISALFILIAALISIKTTSTLYSPLQRLVQTVLKQKKVGAGQDEIHSLYTYIQDVERDNAHLQKDVQQYQRENDNYSLLRLLLGNSNDTETSVSPFTEQSLTLTLVETDPSYLDSSYNRKDQFLFYYAIENMAGEIFGKDGPAATIMVEPGLFAIISQRKEMQGPLSTTDADKLLQAIRNYLRLNCTGSMSYSEGGLAGLHTAYQQARQALRYSLALGYNQVMISDELDASVTSDVETLSELESSIMEALHHGRITEAREAFSQLIERIREVNIQSVGKNTTYMTQLLGTLLHTVRKSEIAYQASFNRKQLAASISQLGSIDEIRNFWDEEIFEKLIVEAPGSELNQEQLVIDQVLQYIHTHYDKDISLLTCAELVQLSTFQLSRAFKKVMSVNFVDYVIEYRIQIAKDLLIQPAMTIQTISDKLRYTSVNSFIRTFKKVTGMTPGQYRKDVVSG
- a CDS encoding glycoside hydrolase family 38 N-terminal domain-containing protein, translated to MKPMKKTYMVVAITHIDLSWKKNECEMAELFDIFIIRLLDSLEQYPAFTYVLEQAYHYRSLQQRRPDLLERLKRFVQEGRLEVVGGMASTLETNVPNGECYVRNQSIGTQWMRETFGVTPTTGWLVDTFGIHAQVPQILKQFGQTHLLANRFGGTSHHDVFRARGLDGTETIVVGWHSYSSYVAPLHVAKADCSDWQAVDTLFARAEQLQGEGPFIVIPFVENEMMLGLHHMEQVRHRQEENGNEEWKLALPRDYFQALEVKRHSLPVVHSDLNPEFTGTFALRTEIRTTNRRVETLLLEAEKWNALAGGLPSNLLEEAWWGMAYAQFHDVFTGSHPTPIFRDLMVRYGQMESSAQTVLSQSERRLNSTHTIPTIGANHSHYTIMNGLPWDRVDLITLPLRETESNVTNVNLGDGQAPFEIRDGQLHVRASVPAAGAIGCVVEYESGVRLDEVKAEEVTSGIIENEHLLLECDTLGIKRFVLKHSGVTLIENAANFLVIQPDTGSFQIEHPNGGEVSSTVCRLHIRQFEATPICQRLLLSGEFPKLPWAGNGNKLHFELEFMLLAGKPRLDIGVKLKWQGEQSRIRFKLATALSTSEAIYEIPFGTVRRKPYIETKTAKGEWPAHRFVAIEDGEKGIALINTGVVGAEIVAPGTLAATLLRAPQSIWANVPIDAQSSQHGEHTFTFALVPYNGSWHESHVLEMAQEVNNPLQAIASQSILPAVSHVRLEPSHVVLSAIQAAADHSGELIVRVYETAGLEGNLKLFVLGAEAAWASDLQETKHEQISCMDDHVTAPIRPFEIKTIRIARRVTV